A stretch of Oncorhynchus mykiss isolate Arlee chromosome 12, USDA_OmykA_1.1, whole genome shotgun sequence DNA encodes these proteins:
- the mks1 gene encoding Meckel syndrome type 1 protein isoform X1, whose translation MADGWSTDTGEAVYRSRDAVKNLKMKIRIQRVTSTAALSQHLQQQVWTQQERGGIELDTLNSQSQSAGDDDEELVVGWQEKLFSQYEVDLFQSESVCQTPLERQYHTEIMAQERTRGRRNRRIFTYTDFDRFTNWEGHSQSMVTQVKSNPTFLAERMANVRHRRQDRRPVDSTIPKSRLITWEPSEDFVKTSHMVNTPVQTMHIMGDLGPPGKLGQKEKECLLCMIRADGNGVVTIKPDFNKGKEPYRVETEGEKREVWRLTLENVSEGIRPEEKEREQRMYKDLYVRHKDYLNSLVGQDFEMPPPGILRLLVNGEIDSAKGFEYDNLYVHFFLELPHNWSTLPFHSLSGVTQTCRTKTIGKDDVAFFSYPFSFEAFFRREDETEESLPQWPVLYFKVLSLDFWQRYRNEGYGYLVIPSTPGKHTITCHTWRPLQTGTVSELRRFFIGGSPELEDYSYVRVPGTFKGERLSRFGFRTQTTGSVTFNLHCIQHARAFVDASTLKKRRQSVLDQLGGFSQQGSVYNVLEAFQRARRRMQEARESLPRDLINTTAQQNSESTA comes from the exons ATGGCAGACGGCTGGAGCACTGACACGGGAGAAGCTGTCTATCGTTCCCGGGATGCTGTCAAAAACCTTAAAATGAA GATCCGTATTCAGAGAGTCACCTCCACAGCAGCCCTCTCTCAACACCTTCAGCAGCAGGTTTGGACTCAACAGGAGAGGGGAGGCATTGAGCTGGACACCCTCAACTCACAGTCTCAATCAG CTggagatgatgatgaggagttagtgGTAGGCTGGCAGGAGAAGCTGTTCAGTCAG tatgaAGTGGATTTGTTCCAGAGTGAGTCAGTATGCCAGACTCCACTGGAGAGACAATATCACACAGAGATCATGGCTCAGGAGCGGACCAGGGGCAGACGGAACCGCAGGATTTTTACCTACACCGATTTTGACCGCTTCACCAATTGGGAAGGG CATTCCCAGAGTATGGTGACGCAGGTCAAGTCCAACCCTACTTTCCTGGCAGAAAGGATGGCCAATGTCAGACACAGACGACAGGACAGACGCCCAGT TGACAGCACCATCCCCAAGTCCAGGCTGATTACCTGGGAGCCCTCGGAGGACTTTGTGAAGACCAGCCACATGGTCAACACACCTGTACAGACCATGCACATCATGGGGGACCTGGGACCACCGGGGAA ACTTGGCCAAAAGGAGAAGGAATGCTTGTTGTGCATGATAAGAGCAGATGGAAATGGAGTGGTTACCATCAAACCAGACTTCAACAAAGGCAAGGAGCCCTACAG AGTTGagacggagggggagaagagggaggtgtGGCGTCTAACCCTGGAGAACGTGTCAGAAGgcatcagaccagaggagaagGAACGGGAACAGCGCATGTATAAAGAT CTTTATGTACGTCATAAAGACTACCTCAACAGCTTGGTTGGCCAGGACTTTGAAATG CCACCCCCTGGAATTCTGCGTCTGTTGGTGAATGGAGAAATAG ACTCAGCCAAAGGCTTTGAATATGACAACTTATACGTCCACTTTTTCCTGGAGCTGCCCCACA ATTGGTCCACTCTgccattccactctctctctggcgTGACTCAGACATGTCGCACAAAGACCATAGGAAAG GACGACGTGGCTTTCTTCAGCTACCCATTCAGCTTTGAGGCATTCTtcaggagagaggatgagacagAGG AATCCCTCCCCCAATGGCCAGTTCTGTACTTCAAAGTCCTCTCCCTGGACTTCTGGCAGCGCTACAGAAATGAAGGCTATGGCTACCTGGTCATTCCTTCCACTCCTG GCAAGCATACAATAACATGTCATACGTGGAGACCGCTCCAGACGGGAACAGTGTCAGAACTGAGACGCTTCTTCATTGGtggatcccctgagctggagGACTACAGTTACGTCAGAGTCCCAGGAACCTTTAAG GGAGAGCGGCTGAGTCGCTTTGGCTTCCGCACACAGACCACAGGCAGCGTCACCTTCAACCTCCATTGTATCCAGCACGCCAG GGCATTTGTTGATGCCAGCACCCTGAAGAAGAGGAGGCAGAGTGTTCTAGACCAGCTGGGAGGCTTCAGTCAGCAAGGTTCTGTCTATAATGTCCTGG AGGCATTCCAGAGGGCCAGGAGACGGATGCAGGAGGCCAGAGAGAGTCTTCCCAGAGACCTCATAAACACTACAGCCCAACAAAACTCTGAGTCCACTGCATAG
- the mks1 gene encoding Meckel syndrome type 1 protein isoform X2 has product MADGWSTDTGEAAYRSRDAVKNLTIKIRIQRVTSTAALSQHLQQQVWTQQERGGIELDTLNSQSQSAGDDDEELVVGWQEKLFSQYEVDLFQSESVCQTPLERQYHTEIMAQERTRGRRNRRIFTYTDFDRFTNWEGHSQSMVTQVKSNPTFLAERMANVRHRRQDRRPVDSTIPKSRLITWEPSEDFVKTSHMVNTPVQTMHIMGDLGPPGKLGQKEKECLLCMIRADGNGVVTIKPDFNKGKEPYRVETEGEKREVWRLTLENVSEGIRPEEKEREQRMYKDLYVRHKDYLNSLVGQDFEMPPPGILRLLVNGEIDSAKGFEYDNLYVHFFLELPHNWSTLPFHSLSGVTQTCRTKTIGKDDVAFFSYPFSFEAFFRREDETEESLPQWPVLYFKVLSLDFWQRYRNEGYGYLVIPSTPGKHTITCHTWRPLQTGTVSELRRFFIGGSPELEDYSYVRVPGTFKGERLSRFGFRTQTTGSVTFNLHCIQHARAFVDASTLKKRRQSVLDQLGGFSQQGSVYNVLEAFQRARRRMQEARESLPRDLINTTAQQNSESTA; this is encoded by the exons GATCCGTATTCAGAGAGTCACCTCCACAGCAGCCCTCTCTCAACACCTTCAGCAGCAGGTTTGGACTCAACAGGAGAGGGGAGGCATTGAGCTGGACACCCTCAACTCACAGTCTCAATCAG CTggagatgatgatgaggagttagtgGTAGGCTGGCAGGAGAAGCTGTTCAGTCAG tatgaAGTGGATTTGTTCCAGAGTGAGTCAGTATGCCAGACTCCACTGGAGAGACAATATCACACAGAGATCATGGCTCAGGAGCGGACCAGGGGCAGACGGAACCGCAGGATTTTTACCTACACCGATTTTGACCGCTTCACCAATTGGGAAGGG CATTCCCAGAGTATGGTGACGCAGGTCAAGTCCAACCCTACTTTCCTGGCAGAAAGGATGGCCAATGTCAGACACAGACGACAGGACAGACGCCCAGT TGACAGCACCATCCCCAAGTCCAGGCTGATTACCTGGGAGCCCTCGGAGGACTTTGTGAAGACCAGCCACATGGTCAACACACCTGTACAGACCATGCACATCATGGGGGACCTGGGACCACCGGGGAA ACTTGGCCAAAAGGAGAAGGAATGCTTGTTGTGCATGATAAGAGCAGATGGAAATGGAGTGGTTACCATCAAACCAGACTTCAACAAAGGCAAGGAGCCCTACAG AGTTGagacggagggggagaagagggaggtgtGGCGTCTAACCCTGGAGAACGTGTCAGAAGgcatcagaccagaggagaagGAACGGGAACAGCGCATGTATAAAGAT CTTTATGTACGTCATAAAGACTACCTCAACAGCTTGGTTGGCCAGGACTTTGAAATG CCACCCCCTGGAATTCTGCGTCTGTTGGTGAATGGAGAAATAG ACTCAGCCAAAGGCTTTGAATATGACAACTTATACGTCCACTTTTTCCTGGAGCTGCCCCACA ATTGGTCCACTCTgccattccactctctctctggcgTGACTCAGACATGTCGCACAAAGACCATAGGAAAG GACGACGTGGCTTTCTTCAGCTACCCATTCAGCTTTGAGGCATTCTtcaggagagaggatgagacagAGG AATCCCTCCCCCAATGGCCAGTTCTGTACTTCAAAGTCCTCTCCCTGGACTTCTGGCAGCGCTACAGAAATGAAGGCTATGGCTACCTGGTCATTCCTTCCACTCCTG GCAAGCATACAATAACATGTCATACGTGGAGACCGCTCCAGACGGGAACAGTGTCAGAACTGAGACGCTTCTTCATTGGtggatcccctgagctggagGACTACAGTTACGTCAGAGTCCCAGGAACCTTTAAG GGAGAGCGGCTGAGTCGCTTTGGCTTCCGCACACAGACCACAGGCAGCGTCACCTTCAACCTCCATTGTATCCAGCACGCCAG GGCATTTGTTGATGCCAGCACCCTGAAGAAGAGGAGGCAGAGTGTTCTAGACCAGCTGGGAGGCTTCAGTCAGCAAGGTTCTGTCTATAATGTCCTGG AGGCATTCCAGAGGGCCAGGAGACGGATGCAGGAGGCCAGAGAGAGTCTTCCCAGAGACCTCATAAACACTACAGCCCAACAAAACTCTGAGTCCACTGCATAG